ATTAGGGTCTCAAGTCAAGAAAAACCCAGAAATTGTCCGCAGAGCATACGCCGAAGGTCATGCAATCGGCAGCCACACGTATTCTCACTATAACTTAGTTAATTTAACACCCGAAGAAGTCGCCTCGGAATTTGAACGTACGAATGAACAAATTCTTCTTGCAACTGGAGAGTCGCCGATAATGATGCGACCCCCTTATGGCTCATTCAATGATGAAATAGCCCAAAATGCGAATGCGGCAATCATACTTTGGTCAGTCGATACGCAAGATTGGAATGGTCTCGATGCAAAAACTATTGTTGATAATGTTGTCTCGGATTCTAAAGACGGATCGATTGTTCTAATGCATGACATTCATAAGGCAAGTATTGAAGCAGTTCCGGTTATTATTGATGCACTTCATGAAGAAGGCTACACTTTAGTGAGTGTGGAGACCTTGCTTGAAGTCCGTGGTGGTCTTGAGAATGGGGAAGCATATTACGCAGCCTATGAATGATTTGAAACAGATGTACGAAGGTTGAAAAAAATACGTTTTAATGGCACAATAAGTGTCGATACAAAAACACAGAATGAGGAATTACAATGAAGCATAATTTTTGGAATGAACTACCGACACCTTTTTTCGTATTGGCTCCAATGGAAGATGTTACCAATGTCGTCTTTCGTCATGTTATTGCGAAAGCTGCACGTCCAGATGTCTTCTTTACGGAATTCACCAATAGCGAAAGTTATTTTCATACAGAGGGTCGTGAAAGCCTGCGCGGTCGTTTGACGTTTACTGAAGATGAACAACCGATGGTTGCGCACCTTTGGGGTGATAATCCTGAGTATTTTCGACAAATGAGTATTGGGATGGCAGAAATGGGATTCCAAGGAATCGATATCAATATGGGATGCCCTGCACCCAATGTGTTTAAACACGGTCGCGGATCGGGATTAATTTTACGTCCTGATGTTGCTGCGGAAATTATTCAAGGTGCTAAAGCGGGAGGACTTCCTGTAAGTGTGAAGACACGTTTGGGTCACTCTAAAGTTGACGAGTGGCGCGGGTGGTTAACACACCTGTTGCAACAAGATATTGCGAATCTCTCCATACATCTTCGCACAAAAACGGAAATGAGTAAGGTAGATGCCCATTGGGAACTGATTCCAGAAATCATGAAACTTCGTGATGCGGTAGCCCCACAAACGAAAATTACAATAAATGGTGACATTCCCAACTATGAAGTTGGCATGGAACTTGCAACAAAATATGGAGTCGATGGCGTTATGATTGGGAGGGGTGTCTTCCACAATCCGTATGCTTTCGAGAAATCTGGAGAAACTCATTCCTCAAAAGAACTTTTGGATTTATTCCGTTATCACTTGGATATGTTTGATAAGTACACAGGTAATGAACCGAGCCTTTTCAAACCCCTCCATCGTTTTTTTAAGATCTATATTCGTGAGTTTTCTGGAGCAAGTGATCTTCGTGTTCAGCTAATGGAAACCAAATCTACGCAAGAAGCGCGCACTCTTTTGGACGCATTTGAAGCAAATAACTCAATTGACTGATTGAGTTATTTTTATTAAGGAGGTTTTGATGTTAGAGGATATTCTGTCTCAATATGGTTTTGATGATGAAACTTTAATTCAGCGGTTTACGCAAGGTACACAATCGGAAGTCTACCACATCATATCTAAGCAGGGGGATGCAATATTGCGTCTTCTTAACAGTCGAAAGCTCATCGAAAACTATATTCAAATTTTCATAAATGATAAACATGCTGTTACTCCGAAGATAATTCAAACATCAAATGGGCAGCACTACGTGTGTATTACAGAAGATCGTTTCGCAATAGTTCAGGAGTTTTGTTTGGGTGATTACCCACAGAAAAATAATCCGGAAATATTAAGGCGTATCGCACGCACAGTGCAAGAACTTGAATTCGTTTTGTCGGCATCGGAATACACAACAACGCCCGATAAGTTTGATTTGTCATCACGATACCAATTACTTGGTTCATACCAACAAACGGTGTTTACTGAAAATGGAATCACCAAGGCATTTATTGATTCGTATAAAGGTGAAAAATTTGATGGCGATGACTACATACATGGCGATGCAGGTATATGGAATATGATCCAAAATGATGATAGGTTGAGAATCATTGATTTCTCAGAGTTGCGTGTGGGGTCATGTTATCTAGATCGGGCTGCAGGTTTTCATTCTGCACTTGAATTTGGAACACTTGACACGCATGCGTTTCGTGAACTCTATACGGGTTACAGTGAAATGTTTGAATCATTTGATAAGGAGTTGTTCAACGGTTTTCTTGAATTGTGGGAGTTGCGCGGTATTGTTGCGCTTGTTTCAGATCGGACAGATATTCCGGATTCTACAATCAAGATGTTAATTCAAAACTTTGTGCGTCTGCGTGAACTTCTCAATGATTTGTGAGACTTCTGAAATAAGGAAGTCTTTTTTTATAGGGTGCTATATTGACGTTTCTCTATATGCTTTGTATAATGATATAGATAGTTATCTATATAGAGGAGAAATGTATGTACGCAAACGCAGATTATGTATTAATGTTTAAAGCATTGGCCGATGAAACACGACTTAATATTATGCTTATGCTTCAAGAGGAAAGTCTTTGTGCTTGTCATATTCTTGAGAGATTTGCAATTACACAGCCAACACTTTCGTATCACATGAAGATATTGGTTGAGAGTGGACTTGTATCGGGTGCTAAAGAAGGAAACTGGATGCGTTATACAATCGATGCGGAAGCAATTCAAATGCTTCATGTATTGACGGGGCAACTTGTTGCTCCAGTAAGTAAGAAAGGCGATGCGTGTTCGGTGCGCAAGGACTTATAGTATGAAACCAAAAGTTGCCTTTATTTGTGTGCATAATTCGTGTCGAAGTCAAATGGCAGAAGCAATTTCAAAAGTCATCGCTAGTGATGTTTTTGAAGCATACTCCGCAGGGACTGCTTTAAAACCTGCGATAAACCCCAGTGCTGTGGCCGTGATTGCGGACAAGTATCAACTAGATATGAATAAGACACAATATTCCAAGTTGATTGAGACTCTTCCAGCTATTGATATCGTCATTACCATGGGATGTAATGTGTCATGCCCAACTTTAGCATGTCGACATCGCGAAGATTGGGGTCTTGAAGATCCAACAGGTCAAAGCTTGGATGCGTTTGAGGGTACTATGAATGAGATTGAAGCGAAAGTAAAAAATCTGATGCATCGAATCCAAAGACAAGAATTGTTATAGATTATGAGGAGTTTAAATGAAACAACATATTGATATGCTCCATGGAGACATTAAACCAACGCTAATTAAAATATCATTTCCGATAATTCTATCGAACTTTATTCAAACTGCGCTTGGGATGTTTGACATGATCTGGGTTGGAAGGCTTGGAAGTGGCGCAGTGAGTGCGGTAGGAACTGCGAGTTTCTATGTAAATTTAGCGACGGCAATCTCAACGATTATCACAATTGGGACCGGCGTTCGTGTTGCACAAATGCTGGGGAAAGGTGATAAAGAGAGTGCCCGTGTTTATAACAAAAATGGCCTTCTTGTCGGCGTGATACTAGGGCTTTTATTCAGCCTTGTCGTTGGTATATTCTCACCGCAACTATTGGCATACTTTGGAATAATAGATACATCGATCCTAACCATGGCGAAGGAGTATCTTGTGGTATCCCTTTTAGGAATTCCCCTTATGTTCTTAATATCTGTTTACACCACAATCTATACAAGTTATGGTGATACCAAAACAACATTTAAGGCCAATGCAATTGGGTTGGTGATAAACTTAATTCTTGATCCTGTATTCATTTTTGGATTGGGAATTATGCCGGCGCTTGGGGTTGTCGGAGCGGCATGGACGAATAATATTGCCCGAGTGATTACGCTGGTTCTTTTGATTGTTTATTCGAATGAAGAGATCAAACAGAGCCTTCATGCGCGATTTAACTTTAAGCGCACACTTGAAGTTTTTAAATTAGGGTTACCAATTACTGCACAGCGAGTGCTTTTTTCCTATATATCAATGGCAATGGCAAAAATCATTGTTCAATTTGGTGCAGAGGCAATTGCGGTACAGAAAATTGGTATTCAGATTGAGTCAATAAGCTATGTCACAGTTGGAGGTCTACAGGGGGCGATATCTGCCTTTGTAGGTCAAAACTTTGGCGCAGGAAAGCTCAGTAGAATTAAAGATGGATACCGACAATCGCTCCAACTTGTACTCATTTTCGGTATCGCTGTATCAGCACTCTTCATAATTTTTCCTAAGCAGATATTCAGTGTTTTTATCGCTGAACCGGAAATTATTAACGATGGTGTCGGATACATGCGTGCCATTGGGTTATCACAAGTCTTTATGTGCATTGAACTCTTAACAGTAGGAGCCTTCAATGGTATTGGGAAGACCTATATCCCACCAATTATTTCTGTTATCTTTACGATCATGCGCATCCCATTGGCACTGCTCTTGTCACAATCAATGGGGCTTATGGGCGTATGGTGGAGTATCAGTTTAACAAGTGTATTCAAAGGTGTCAGTTTGTTCTTGTGGTTCAATTACACAATGTCAGAGAAACGAGGAACTCAAAATGTCGCAGTATAATCTATTCAAAGGGATGTTTGGCATCGAAAAAGAGAATATTCGTGTTACGAATGATGGGGTAATATCTCAAAGCCAACATCCAAGCGTGTTTGGCGAACATAATCCCTATATCATGCGTGACTTCTCAGAAGCCCAACTTGAAATGGTAACGCCACCCGTTAAATCGATCACAGAGGCCTACCAGTTCTTGGGGAATATTCAAGATATCGTACTGCGCACACTTGAATCCGAATACCTATGGCCGCAAAGTAATCCTCCGATTC
The window above is part of the Erysipelothrix sp. HDW6C genome. Proteins encoded here:
- a CDS encoding tRNA-dihydrouridine synthase, which gives rise to MKHNFWNELPTPFFVLAPMEDVTNVVFRHVIAKAARPDVFFTEFTNSESYFHTEGRESLRGRLTFTEDEQPMVAHLWGDNPEYFRQMSIGMAEMGFQGIDINMGCPAPNVFKHGRGSGLILRPDVAAEIIQGAKAGGLPVSVKTRLGHSKVDEWRGWLTHLLQQDIANLSIHLRTKTEMSKVDAHWELIPEIMKLRDAVAPQTKITINGDIPNYEVGMELATKYGVDGVMIGRGVFHNPYAFEKSGETHSSKELLDLFRYHLDMFDKYTGNEPSLFKPLHRFFKIYIREFSGASDLRVQLMETKSTQEARTLLDAFEANNSID
- a CDS encoding metalloregulator ArsR/SmtB family transcription factor, whose translation is MYANADYVLMFKALADETRLNIMLMLQEESLCACHILERFAITQPTLSYHMKILVESGLVSGAKEGNWMRYTIDAEAIQMLHVLTGQLVAPVSKKGDACSVRKDL
- a CDS encoding arsenate reductase ArsC, encoding MKPKVAFICVHNSCRSQMAEAISKVIASDVFEAYSAGTALKPAINPSAVAVIADKYQLDMNKTQYSKLIETLPAIDIVITMGCNVSCPTLACRHREDWGLEDPTGQSLDAFEGTMNEIEAKVKNLMHRIQRQELL
- a CDS encoding MATE family efflux transporter; amino-acid sequence: MKQHIDMLHGDIKPTLIKISFPIILSNFIQTALGMFDMIWVGRLGSGAVSAVGTASFYVNLATAISTIITIGTGVRVAQMLGKGDKESARVYNKNGLLVGVILGLLFSLVVGIFSPQLLAYFGIIDTSILTMAKEYLVVSLLGIPLMFLISVYTTIYTSYGDTKTTFKANAIGLVINLILDPVFIFGLGIMPALGVVGAAWTNNIARVITLVLLIVYSNEEIKQSLHARFNFKRTLEVFKLGLPITAQRVLFSYISMAMAKIIVQFGAEAIAVQKIGIQIESISYVTVGGLQGAISAFVGQNFGAGKLSRIKDGYRQSLQLVLIFGIAVSALFIIFPKQIFSVFIAEPEIINDGVGYMRAIGLSQVFMCIELLTVGAFNGIGKTYIPPIISVIFTIMRIPLALLLSQSMGLMGVWWSISLTSVFKGVSLFLWFNYTMSEKRGTQNVAV